One Clupea harengus chromosome 11, Ch_v2.0.2, whole genome shotgun sequence DNA window includes the following coding sequences:
- the LOC105910647 gene encoding uncharacterized protein LOC105910647 — protein sequence MNVVSAKKKPLNATGIKDCPARVYTEATAGCSLPHGIRIKVEPSHDETQTIKEEVTSAEPCPSKAVSPSKAVSPSEVISPKLEPDCEGVSSWAVIIKTEPESDFEIPQPGEADLKPVKREDEGDQDVKLEAPEDGASLATDGQIKCGRPLSSPEAHATPPRKRPNSSVPPDVRKDGIDHFPTWGTRQRCKYCTGNHFSHVYCGKCKVHLCLNKDRNCFIAYHKAK from the exons ATGAATGTTGTCTCAGCAAAAAAGAAGCCACTCAATGCTACTGGGATCAAAGACTGCCCTGCCCGTGTCTACACTGAGGCCACTGCTGGCTGCAGCCTTCCTCACGGTATCCGAATTAAAGTAGAACCAAGTCACGATGAGACGCAGACAATCAAAGAAGAGGTGACATCTGCAGAGCCCTGTCCCTCGAAAGCCGTCTCTCCCTCGAAAGCCGTCTCTCCCTCGGAAGTCATCTCTCCCAAGCTGGAGCCGGACTGTGAGGGGGTGAGTTCGTGGGCTGTGATAATAAAAACAGAACCAGAATCCGACTTCGAGATCCCGCAGCCAGGAGAGGCAGATCTCAAGCCTGTtaagagagaagatgaagggGATCAAGACGTCAAGCTGGAGGCACCGGAGGATGGTGCGTCATTGGCTACAG ATGGCCAAATCAAGTGTGGCAGACCACTATCCTCTCCAGAAGCGCACGCAACACCCCCTCGGAAAAGGCCAAACTCCAGCGTCCCTCCCGACGTGAGGAAGGACGGCATTGATCATTTCCCCACGTGGGGAACTCGACAGAGATGCAAGTACTGCACAGGCAATCACTTCTCACACGTCTACTGTGGGAAATGCAAAGTCCATCTTTGCCTGAACAAGGACAGAAACTGTTTCATTGCCTACCACAAGGCCAAATAA
- the LOC105910636 gene encoding zinc finger protein 883 has product MFSRKMNVTSAKNKLLKASGITGLKDNLEVRVKLERSPQVDELVKCENKRNPARVYTVATVGSSISHGIRIKVEPSHDETQAIKEEVTSAEPCPSEAISPKLEPDCEGMSVWAVQIKTEPESDFDIPQPGEADLKPVKREDEGDQDVKLEAPEDGASLATVHAGQFFPCPHCSMSFTDCSYLDKHLKWTHQLEYHALLEKQASEAPEGLQQMVQCTRCNSRFFTLRQLQAHERQAHPKPVAPPPRKRHTCPQCARSFHYLASLQKHCVRWHRLQTVCADGQLSCARCGKSFAGTWGQGPHHCQLPGAPVEPQAKTEADADGADADSKGPAESGPDCKELLFPCPDCGKSYRTMQSMRIHTRSHTGERPCVCSDCGRRFKDSSSLHKHARIHSGLRPFACPHCAKRFGRMTHLNSHLLTHTGLKPFPCTECGHSFSHRTELRNHLRSHSGEKPFRCADCGKDFAIMGNLRVHQRIHSQEKTHQCGECGRKFGDAGVLKKHLRVHTGERPYHCTTCGKRFTRVAHLKNHQRTHTGERPYVCGECSKSFAQSGDLTKHKRTHTGEKPYACPDCPRRYNNSGDLGKHRRSHTGLRPYACQECGKNFIMLHHLKTHMRTHTGERPYLCPHCPLTFSRAHHLSGHIRKSH; this is encoded by the exons ATGTTCAGCAGAAAAATGAATGTCACCTCAGCGAAAAATAAGCTACTTAAAGCTAGTGGCATAACAGGCCTCAAAGACAATCTTGAAGTGCGTGTGAAGTTAGAACGCTCGCCTCAAGTAGATGAACTTGTCAAGTGCGAAAACAAGCGAAACCCTGCCCGTGTCTACACCGTGGCTACTGTTGGCAGTAGCATTTCTCACGGTATCCGAATTAAAGTAGAACCAAGTCACGATGAGACGCAGGCAATCAAAGAAGAGGTGACATCTGCAGAGCCCTGTCCCTCGGAAGCCATCTCTCCCAAGCTGGAGCCGGACTGtgaggggatgagtgtgtgggctgtgcaaataaaaacagaacCAGAATCCGACTTCGACATCCCGCAGCCAGGAGAGGCAGATCTCAAGCCTGTtaagagagaagatgaaggagatcAAGACGTCAAGCTGGAGGCACCGGAGGATGGTGCGTCATTGGCTACAG TCCACGCTGGTCAGTTCTTCCCCTGTCCGCACTGCTCCATGTCCTTCACCGACTGCTCCTACCTGGACAAGCACCTGAAGTGGACCCATCAGTTGGAGTACCATGCCCTCCTGGAGAAGCAGGCCTCCGAGGCTCCAGAGGGCCTCCAGCAGATGGTCCAGTGCACCAGGTGCAACAGCCGCTTCTTCACCCTCCGGCAGCTCCAGGCCCACGAGCGCCAGGCTCACCCCAAACCCGTCGCCCCCCCGCCCCGCAAACGCCACACCTGCCCCCAGTGCGCCCGCAGCTTCCACTACCTGGCCAGCCTCCAGAAGCACTGCGTCCGCTGGCACAGGCTGCAGACGGTCTGCGCAGACGGCCAGCTCAGCTGCGCCCGCTGCGGGAAGAGCTTTGCGGGGACCTGGGGCCAGGGGCCGCACCACTGCCAGCTGCCAGGGGCCCCAGTGGAGCCGCAAGCCAAAACCGAAGCAGACGCCGATGGGGCAGATGCAGACAGCAAAGGTCCAGCCGAAAGCGGTCCTGACTGCAAGGAGCTGCTCTTCCCGTGCCCCGACTGTGGCAAGAGCTACCGGACGATGCAGAGCATGCGCATCCACACGCGCTCGCACACGGGCGAGAGGCCATGCGTGTGCTCCGACTGCGGCCGGCGCTTCAAAGACAGCAGCAGCCTGCACAAGCACGCGCGCATCCACTCAGGCCTGCGGCCCTTCGCCTGCCCACACTGCGCCAAGCGCTTCGGACGCATGACGCACCTCAACTCGCACCTGCTCACGCACACGGGCCTCAAGCCCTTCCCCTGCACCGAGTGCGGCCACAGCTTCAGCCACCGCACAGAGCTGCGCAACCACCTGCGCAGCCACTCGGGCGAGAAGCCGTTCCGCTGCGCCGACTGCGGCAAGGACTTCGCCATCATGGGCAACTTGCGCGTGCACCAGCGCATCCACAGCCAGGAGAAGACGCACCAGTGCGGCGAGTGCGGCCGCAAGTTCGGCGACGCCGGCGTGCTCAAGAAGCACCTGCGCGTGCACACGGGCGAgcggccgtaccactgcaccaCCTGCGGCAAGCGATTCACCCGCGTGGCCCACCTGAAGAACCACCAGCGCACGCACACCGGCGAGAGGCCGTACGTGTGCGGCGAGTGCAGCAAGAGCTTCGCCCAGTCAGGAGACCTGACCAAGCACAAGCGCACGCACACGGGGGAGAAGCCCTACGCGTGCCCCGACTGTCCGCGCCGCTACAACAACTCGGGCGACCTGGGCAAACACCGGCGCAGCCACACGGGCCTGAGGCCCTACGCCTGCCAGGAGTGCGGCAAGAACTTCATCATGCTGCACCACCTGAAGAcccacatgcgcacgcacaccgGGGAGAGGCCCTACCTGTGCCCACACTGCCCGCTCACCTTCAGCCGGGCACACCACCTGAGTGGGCACATCCGCAAGAGCCACTGA